One genomic segment of Nonomuraea coxensis DSM 45129 includes these proteins:
- a CDS encoding S26 family signal peptidase: MAAFVMLLRRRFVLATVSGFSMAPTLLPGDRLLVRRASLSRLRVGDIVVVTPDTRMAGPRPRSGYVIKRLAAVPGDRVPEHVPSPSNAQVPPGWMALLGDNPDASRDSRDYGLVTQQRLVGVVVRALGT, encoded by the coding sequence GTGGCGGCCTTCGTCATGCTGCTGCGGCGCAGGTTCGTCCTGGCCACGGTCTCGGGCTTCAGCATGGCGCCCACCTTGCTTCCTGGCGATCGTCTGCTGGTGCGCCGGGCATCCCTGTCCCGCCTGAGAGTGGGCGACATCGTTGTGGTCACGCCGGACACGCGAATGGCGGGCCCGCGACCGCGCAGCGGCTACGTCATCAAGCGATTGGCCGCGGTGCCGGGGGATCGCGTACCGGAACACGTACCGTCGCCGTCGAACGCACAGGTTCCTCCAGGCTGGATGGCGCTCCTGGGAGACAACCCCGACGCCAGCCGCGACTCGCGGGACTACGGCCTGGTCACCCAGCAGCGGCTCGTCGGCGTCGTCGTGCGCGCCCTCGGCACCTGA
- a CDS encoding transposase yields the protein MTRRRRQFSPKFKEEAVRMVLEGDRTVASVAREFDINASTLGSWVNRHRFASAQQEERPPVAGPDRARIRELERENAELREKLIFLKNAAAFFASETR from the coding sequence GTGACGAGGCGTCGCAGGCAGTTCTCCCCGAAGTTCAAGGAAGAAGCCGTCCGCATGGTGCTGGAGGGCGATCGGACGGTCGCGTCGGTGGCGCGGGAGTTCGACATCAACGCCAGCACCCTGGGCAGCTGGGTGAACCGACACCGGTTCGCGAGCGCACAGCAGGAGGAGCGGCCGCCGGTCGCAGGGCCGGACCGGGCCAGGATTCGGGAGCTGGAACGGGAGAACGCGGAGCTGCGCGAAAAGTTGATCTTCCTGAAAAATGCAGCCGCCTTCTTCGCGTCCGAGACTCGATGA
- a CDS encoding DUF4240 domain-containing protein — protein MDVDEFWDLIERSGRETDTRRTRVAWLVDELSRRPAEEIIDYDVWWTTTANRGCTIDLYAAYWCVFGSGSLDGFEYFVSWLISLGRETFEAVAECPDRLIEQPQVLRLLDPVALYVNFIKRGPRYPEETWEEHPEFESLAYVTYEAYERVTGKDSAALGEAVAARGVSGDFPLIPVLGSVPHGEQWDFDDERELARRLPRTAHFRDW, from the coding sequence ATGGATGTCGATGAGTTCTGGGACCTGATCGAGCGTTCCGGACGCGAGACCGACACGAGGAGAACGCGTGTCGCGTGGTTGGTGGACGAGCTTTCTCGCCGACCGGCCGAAGAGATCATCGACTATGACGTCTGGTGGACGACGACTGCCAACCGCGGCTGCACCATCGATCTCTACGCGGCGTACTGGTGCGTGTTCGGTTCGGGCTCATTGGATGGCTTCGAGTACTTCGTGAGCTGGCTCATCAGTCTGGGGCGCGAGACGTTCGAGGCCGTCGCCGAGTGCCCAGATCGGCTGATCGAGCAGCCTCAGGTGCTTCGCCTGCTGGACCCGGTGGCTTTGTACGTCAACTTCATCAAGCGTGGGCCGCGGTATCCGGAGGAGACGTGGGAGGAGCATCCCGAGTTCGAGTCGTTGGCCTACGTGACGTACGAGGCTTATGAACGGGTGACCGGGAAGGACTCGGCCGCCCTCGGCGAAGCCGTGGCTGCTCGGGGCGTCTCAGGCGATTTTCCCCTGATCCCGGTGCTGGGCAGCGTTCCCCACGGAGAGCAGTGGGACTTCGACGATGAACGGGAATTGGCTCGCAGGCTCCCGCGGACAGCCCACTTCCGGGATTGGTGA
- a CDS encoding IS630 family transposase, which translates to MPVLRARQIIVTAAERRRLKKLAHSHTAPHQQVIRVRIVLDAAHGYSNARIALRQHVHLDTVRRWRDRYADQGLDGLKDRPRSGRPPRFTPVQRAEVTALACQLPAETGVPLSRWSSTDLAAEAVGRSITDTISASTVRRILAADVLKPWQHASWVFIRDPDFAAKAARVLDLYQRIWDGQPLTGNEYVISSDEKTSIQARCRCHPTLPPGSARTMRINHEYDRGGSLAYLAAYDVHHARVIGHCAATTGIVPFMTLVEKVMTTEPYASAKRVFWVVDNGSSHRGKAAGDRLTARFPNAVMVHTPVHASWLNQIEIFFFPSCSARSSHPTTSPALTRSKTG; encoded by the coding sequence GTGCCCGTCCTCCGCGCCCGCCAGATCATCGTGACCGCCGCCGAACGGCGACGGCTCAAGAAGCTGGCTCACTCGCACACCGCCCCCCACCAGCAGGTCATCCGTGTCCGGATCGTGCTGGACGCCGCGCACGGCTATTCCAACGCCCGTATCGCTCTGCGGCAGCACGTCCACCTCGATACCGTCCGCCGGTGGCGTGACCGCTACGCCGACCAGGGCCTCGACGGGCTCAAGGACCGGCCCCGCAGCGGCCGGCCGCCCCGCTTCACCCCCGTCCAGCGAGCCGAGGTCACGGCACTGGCCTGCCAGTTGCCGGCCGAGACCGGAGTGCCGCTGTCTCGCTGGAGCAGCACCGACCTGGCGGCCGAAGCGGTCGGCCGGAGCATCACCGACACGATCTCCGCCTCGACCGTCCGCCGGATTCTGGCCGCTGACGTGCTCAAACCCTGGCAGCACGCCTCCTGGGTGTTCATCCGCGATCCCGACTTCGCCGCCAAGGCCGCCCGTGTGCTCGACCTCTACCAGCGCATCTGGGACGGCCAGCCCCTCACCGGCAACGAGTACGTGATCTCCTCCGACGAGAAGACCTCGATCCAGGCCCGCTGCCGCTGCCACCCCACTCTGCCACCCGGCAGTGCCCGCACGATGCGGATCAACCACGAATACGACCGGGGCGGATCGCTGGCCTACCTGGCCGCTTACGACGTCCACCATGCGCGCGTGATCGGTCATTGCGCGGCCACGACCGGCATCGTCCCGTTCATGACCCTCGTGGAGAAGGTGATGACCACCGAACCTTACGCCTCCGCCAAGCGGGTGTTCTGGGTGGTCGACAACGGCTCCTCCCACCGCGGCAAGGCAGCCGGCGACCGGCTCACCGCCCGGTTCCCCAACGCGGTGATGGTCCACACCCCCGTACACGCGTCCTGGCTCAACCAGATCGAGATCTTCTTTTTTCCGTCGTGCAGCGCAAGGTCGTCACACCCAACGACTTCACCGGCCTTGACCAGGTCGAAGACCGGTTAA